The proteins below come from a single Zhouia spongiae genomic window:
- a CDS encoding tyrosine-type recombinase/integrase, with protein sequence MSFQKFQEYLLLEKNYSSHTITAYINDLTEFSSYCEAEYDDGVIDDVNYAQIRSWIISLVESGISNRSVNRKVSSLKAYYRFLLKIGVVAVNPLSKHKALKTVKKLEVPFSEDEMKSVFALMSAEDTFESSRDRLLVEMFYATGMRRAELIGLKERDVDFFNKTIRILGKRNKERLAPLLPFVEDSLHKYLRYRKELENKNPEGFLFLLKSGHKIYETFVYRVINNYFSRASTKVKKSPHILRHTFATHLLNNGADLNAVKELLGHSSLASTQVYTHNSMEELKKAYGNHPRNN encoded by the coding sequence ATGTCTTTTCAGAAGTTTCAGGAGTATCTTTTGTTGGAAAAGAATTATTCTTCGCATACGATTACAGCTTATATTAATGACTTAACGGAGTTTTCATCTTATTGTGAAGCGGAGTATGATGACGGTGTGATCGATGATGTGAACTATGCGCAGATCAGATCGTGGATCATTAGCCTTGTAGAAAGTGGAATAAGTAACAGGTCGGTGAACAGAAAGGTTTCTTCTCTTAAGGCGTATTATAGGTTTTTGTTGAAAATAGGTGTCGTTGCCGTTAATCCCCTGTCTAAACACAAGGCTTTAAAAACGGTTAAGAAGCTTGAAGTGCCTTTTTCTGAAGATGAAATGAAAAGTGTGTTTGCTTTAATGTCTGCAGAAGATACGTTTGAGTCGAGCAGGGACAGGTTGTTGGTGGAAATGTTTTACGCAACAGGGATGAGGAGGGCAGAATTGATCGGGCTGAAAGAAAGGGATGTGGACTTTTTCAATAAAACGATCAGGATCCTTGGTAAGAGAAATAAAGAGCGACTAGCTCCTTTATTGCCTTTTGTAGAAGATTCTTTGCATAAGTATTTGAGGTATAGGAAGGAGCTTGAAAATAAGAATCCGGAGGGCTTCTTGTTTTTGTTAAAGTCGGGTCATAAAATTTATGAAACGTTTGTTTATAGAGTAATAAATAATTATTTTAGTAGAGCATCCACTAAGGTAAAGAAGAGTCCGCATATACTCAGACATACATTTGCTACTCATTTACTGAACAATGGTGCAGATTTAAATGCGGTAAAAGAATTGTTGGGTCATTCTAGTTTAGCTTCTACTCAGGTGTATACTCATAATAGTATGGAGGAATTGAAAAAAGCCTACGGGAACCATCCTAGAAACAATTAA
- the hpf gene encoding ribosome hibernation-promoting factor, HPF/YfiA family, giving the protein MKVHTQSVNFAADQKLIDFIQRRMDKLEVFYDRVIHSDVYLKVQKTSQKENKVVEVKVHVPGDEFIVKKQCKTFEEAVDSAASSLERVLVKRKEKLRTHI; this is encoded by the coding sequence ATGAAAGTACACACTCAATCTGTGAATTTTGCAGCAGACCAAAAGTTGATCGATTTCATTCAGAGGAGAATGGATAAGCTAGAGGTTTTTTATGACAGGGTAATACATTCCGATGTATACTTGAAAGTGCAGAAAACGAGTCAAAAGGAAAATAAAGTTGTGGAGGTTAAGGTGCATGTCCCGGGAGATGAATTTATAGTGAAAAAGCAATGTAAGACATTTGAAGAGGCTGTTGACAGTGCCGCCAGTTCGTTGGAGCGTGTATTGGTAAAACGCAAAGAAAAGTTAAGGACACATATCTAG
- a CDS encoding acyl-CoA dehydrogenase family protein: MNFDYSEMQEMVANSARDFAKQYIAPNVLEWDEEQLFPVEVFKKAGEMGFMGVLVPEQYGGSGLSYHEYIAIIEEISKVDPAIGLSVAAHNSLCTNHVLEFGSEEQKAKWLPKLASGAWIGAWGLTEHNTGSDAGGMNTTAVKEGSEWVLNGAKNFITHGISGDMAVVIVRTGEKGDSHGMTAFVVEKGTPGFSSGKKENKLGMRASETAELIFQDCRIPDTNRLGEVGDGFVQAMKVLDGGRISIGALSLGIARGAYEAALKYSKERVQFGKPISEFQGISFKLADMATEIEASELLLHKAAFEKNAGRRMTKIGAMAKMYASEVCVKVANEAVQIHGGYGYTKDFPVEKFYRDSKLCTIGEGTTEIQKLVISRHILK, from the coding sequence ATGAATTTTGATTATTCTGAAATGCAGGAAATGGTTGCAAATTCGGCACGAGATTTTGCAAAACAATATATAGCTCCTAATGTATTGGAATGGGATGAAGAACAGCTGTTTCCCGTTGAGGTTTTTAAGAAAGCCGGTGAAATGGGCTTTATGGGGGTTCTGGTGCCTGAACAGTATGGTGGGTCTGGACTGTCGTACCATGAGTACATAGCTATTATAGAAGAGATCTCTAAAGTTGATCCGGCAATCGGGCTTTCGGTTGCTGCACACAATTCGTTGTGTACGAATCATGTTTTAGAATTCGGTAGTGAGGAACAAAAGGCAAAATGGCTTCCTAAATTAGCCTCCGGAGCATGGATTGGTGCCTGGGGTCTGACGGAGCATAATACAGGCTCTGATGCCGGAGGGATGAACACTACAGCGGTTAAAGAAGGAAGTGAGTGGGTGCTTAACGGGGCGAAGAACTTTATTACGCACGGTATTTCGGGAGATATGGCCGTAGTGATCGTAAGAACCGGAGAAAAAGGCGATTCGCATGGAATGACGGCTTTTGTTGTAGAAAAGGGAACTCCGGGGTTTTCCAGCGGTAAGAAGGAGAATAAACTGGGAATGAGAGCCAGTGAAACCGCAGAGCTGATCTTTCAGGATTGCAGAATTCCCGATACCAACAGGTTGGGAGAGGTTGGAGACGGGTTTGTCCAGGCAATGAAGGTGTTGGACGGGGGGAGGATTTCGATAGGAGCTCTTTCTCTCGGTATTGCTAGGGGGGCTTATGAGGCAGCTTTAAAATACTCGAAAGAACGCGTTCAGTTTGGAAAGCCGATTTCTGAGTTTCAGGGGATTTCTTTTAAGTTGGCGGATATGGCAACCGAAATAGAGGCTTCAGAATTATTGTTGCACAAGGCTGCTTTTGAAAAGAATGCGGGAAGGAGGATGACCAAAATCGGGGCGATGGCCAAGATGTATGCTTCAGAAGTTTGTGTGAAGGTAGCCAATGAGGCTGTTCAGATTCATGGAGGGTATGGTTATACCAAGGATTTCCCGGTAGAGAAATTTTACAGGGATTCTAAGCTTTGTACCATAGGAGAAGGAACTACTGAGATCCAAAAATTAGTGATCTCTCGGCATATACTAAAATAA
- the rplK gene encoding 50S ribosomal protein L11: MAKEVSKVVKLQVRGGAANPSPPVGPALGAAGVNIMEFCKQFNARTQDKQGKVLPVVITVYSDKSFDFVVKTPPAAVQLLEAAKIKSGSGEPNRKKVAKITWDQVKTIAEDKMQDLNAFTVESAMSMVAGTARSMGITVTGDKPF, translated from the coding sequence ATGGCAAAAGAAGTAAGTAAAGTAGTTAAACTACAAGTTAGGGGAGGCGCAGCGAACCCATCGCCGCCGGTTGGACCCGCTTTAGGTGCTGCCGGAGTTAACATCATGGAGTTCTGTAAGCAGTTCAATGCTCGTACGCAGGACAAACAGGGTAAAGTATTACCTGTTGTTATCACGGTTTATAGTGACAAGTCGTTCGACTTTGTCGTAAAGACACCGCCAGCGGCAGTTCAGCTATTGGAAGCGGCTAAGATTAAAAGTGGTTCGGGAGAGCCTAATCGTAAAAAAGTAGCTAAGATCACTTGGGATCAGGTGAAAACTATTGCAGAAGACAAAATGCAGGATTTAAATGCGTTTACAGTTGAATCTGCGATGAGTATGGTTGCGGGTACTGCAAGATCTATGGGTATAACGGTAACAGGTGATAAGCCTTTTTAA
- a CDS encoding potassium channel family protein translates to MFKLFRSKFYIAIALLVFVFLFGVFGYRYFGEYDWIDATYMTVITVTTVGFSEVRPLDSDAKIFTIFLIISSVFIFAFAISIITEYLLVRSTVQQIKLRRMKRKINQLDNHVIICGYGRNGKQAALKLLRYKKPFVVIESNEEVIEKEMDENILFIHGNANEDEILLDAGIINAQVLISALPNDADNLFVVLSARQLNSNLNIISRASEESSQRKLELAGADKTIMPDKIGGDHMASLVVLPDLVEFVRQLAIEGRDTITLEEVSMEDLPEKYQYKSLIDLNLRSVTGCTVIGYKEASGDFIINPEGDTRLLPSCKLVVLGRPEQIKRLNEMFHIKESYA, encoded by the coding sequence ATGTTTAAACTCTTCAGGTCAAAATTCTATATTGCCATAGCACTTCTGGTGTTTGTTTTTCTATTTGGGGTTTTTGGATACAGGTACTTCGGTGAATACGATTGGATCGATGCTACTTATATGACCGTTATCACGGTAACCACTGTTGGTTTTAGTGAAGTGAGACCTTTAGATAGTGATGCGAAAATATTTACGATCTTTTTAATCATATCGAGTGTTTTCATATTTGCATTTGCAATATCGATTATAACGGAATATTTATTGGTCAGAAGCACGGTTCAGCAAATAAAATTGAGAAGGATGAAGCGAAAAATTAATCAGCTCGATAATCATGTTATTATATGTGGTTACGGAAGAAACGGAAAACAAGCAGCGCTTAAGTTATTGCGTTATAAAAAGCCTTTTGTGGTGATAGAAAGTAACGAGGAGGTGATCGAAAAGGAGATGGACGAAAATATCCTGTTTATTCACGGAAATGCGAATGAAGATGAAATACTGCTCGATGCCGGAATAATAAACGCTCAGGTGTTAATATCGGCATTGCCAAATGATGCAGATAACCTTTTTGTTGTCTTGTCTGCAAGACAGCTAAATTCGAACCTGAATATCATCAGCAGGGCCTCGGAAGAATCTTCTCAAAGGAAACTGGAGCTTGCAGGTGCTGATAAAACAATTATGCCGGATAAGATAGGAGGAGATCATATGGCTTCATTGGTAGTGCTCCCGGATTTGGTTGAATTCGTCAGGCAACTCGCTATTGAAGGGAGAGATACGATTACCCTTGAAGAGGTGTCTATGGAGGATCTTCCTGAAAAATACCAGTATAAATCACTGATAGACCTTAATTTGCGTAGTGTAACCGGGTGTACCGTTATTGGGTATAAAGAGGCTTCCGGAGATTTTATTATAAATCCCGAAGGCGATACCAGGTTACTTCCAAGCTGCAAGTTGGTAGTATTGGGAAGACCCGAACAAATTAAAAGATTGAATGAAATGTTTCATATAAAAGAAAGTTATGCATAA
- a CDS encoding PspC domain-containing protein has product MNKISNLRYFFEKHGFEVSSRLAEKMGVKAKNVRLFFIYASFATLGVWFIVYLNLAFWLKLKDLVYTKRTSVFDL; this is encoded by the coding sequence ATGAATAAAATTAGCAACTTACGTTACTTTTTTGAAAAGCACGGTTTTGAAGTGTCATCCCGTTTAGCTGAAAAGATGGGGGTAAAGGCAAAAAATGTCCGCCTCTTCTTTATCTATGCATCTTTTGCTACCCTGGGAGTTTGGTTTATAGTGTATTTAAATCTTGCATTCTGGTTAAAGTTAAAAGATCTTGTTTACACGAAGCGAACGTCTGTCTTTGATTTATAG
- the rplA gene encoding 50S ribosomal protein L1, translated as MAKLTKKHKEALAKVDRNKLYSVQEASALVKEITNVKFDASVDLAVRLGVDPRKANQMVRGVVTLPHGTGKDVKVLALVTPDKEEEAKAAGADYVGLDEYLQKIKDGWTDVDVIITMPSVMGKLGPLGRILGPRGLMPNPKTGTVTMDVAKAVKEVKAGKIDFKVDKTGIVHVAIGKASFTPEQIAGNANELISTLIKLKPTAAKGTYIKSINISSTMSPSVPVDPKAV; from the coding sequence ATGGCAAAATTGACAAAAAAGCATAAAGAGGCTTTAGCGAAAGTAGACAGAAACAAATTGTATTCTGTACAAGAAGCTTCAGCTTTAGTTAAGGAAATCACTAATGTTAAATTCGATGCATCGGTAGATTTAGCTGTAAGGTTAGGAGTAGACCCTCGTAAAGCCAATCAGATGGTAAGAGGTGTTGTTACACTTCCACACGGTACAGGTAAAGATGTTAAGGTGCTTGCGTTGGTAACTCCCGATAAAGAAGAAGAGGCTAAAGCGGCAGGAGCGGATTATGTAGGTTTAGATGAGTATCTACAAAAGATAAAAGACGGTTGGACAGATGTTGATGTGATTATCACTATGCCAAGCGTAATGGGGAAATTAGGTCCTCTAGGTCGTATTTTAGGGCCTCGTGGTTTAATGCCTAACCCAAAGACAGGGACCGTTACTATGGATGTAGCAAAGGCAGTTAAGGAAGTAAAGGCTGGTAAGATTGATTTTAAAGTTGATAAAACTGGGATCGTTCATGTAGCTATCGGTAAAGCTTCATTTACTCCAGAGCAAATAGCTGGTAACGCGAACGAATTAATTTCAACATTAATCAAATTGAAGCCAACTGCAGCTAAAGGTACTTATATTAAGAGTATTAATATCTCTAGTACTATGAGTCCTAGTGTACCGGTAGATCCGAAAGCAGTTTAA
- a CDS encoding ComEA family DNA-binding protein, producing the protein MKATSHFRFNRSQRNGMFFLVVIILTVRLFSFFTDRSYESRFWSLLEAENGLDSLNDLKQERAYEVYRFNPNYIDDFKGYSLGMAPAELDRLYEYRKKGMYVNSVKEFKEVTELSDSLLKIISPYFRFPELKRVSPQITHQHLNGEESGVEGKLDINKAESRELMKIKGVGKVFSNRILKYRGLLGGYIEMNQLYEVYGLDSLVVRRIFRKFKVDDLSAIRKMNVNEASVKQLTSHVYIDKDFATAIVMYRTKKGEIKDLAELTKIQGFPSDKINLIQVYLTVD; encoded by the coding sequence ATGAAAGCTACATCCCATTTCAGGTTTAACAGAAGCCAGAGAAATGGGATGTTTTTTTTGGTGGTAATTATTTTAACGGTCCGGTTGTTCTCTTTTTTTACGGACCGGTCATACGAATCCAGATTCTGGAGTCTTTTGGAAGCCGAAAACGGTCTGGATTCCCTGAACGACCTGAAACAGGAAAGGGCTTATGAGGTATACAGGTTTAATCCGAATTATATAGATGATTTTAAAGGGTATTCGCTGGGGATGGCTCCGGCAGAACTGGACAGACTCTATGAGTATAGGAAAAAGGGAATGTATGTGAATTCGGTTAAGGAATTTAAAGAGGTGACGGAGCTCTCCGATTCTTTATTGAAGATTATAAGTCCTTACTTCCGGTTTCCGGAGCTAAAAAGAGTATCCCCGCAGATTACACATCAACATTTAAACGGTGAAGAAAGCGGTGTAGAGGGCAAGTTGGATATAAATAAAGCGGAATCTCGCGAATTAATGAAAATCAAAGGAGTAGGAAAAGTATTTTCAAACAGGATTTTGAAATACAGGGGCCTGCTCGGCGGGTATATAGAGATGAACCAGCTATACGAGGTATATGGATTAGACAGCCTGGTTGTTCGCCGGATATTTCGTAAATTTAAAGTAGATGATCTGTCTGCAATCAGAAAAATGAATGTAAATGAAGCGAGTGTAAAACAATTGACATCGCATGTGTACATAGATAAAGATTTTGCGACAGCAATTGTAATGTACAGAACGAAGAAAGGGGAAATAAAGGATTTGGCAGAATTAACAAAAATTCAGGGATTTCCTTCAGATAAAATAAATCTAATTCAAGTATATTTGACGGTTGATTAA
- the rpsU gene encoding 30S ribosomal protein S21 has translation MLIIPIKEGENIDRALKRYKRKFDRTGTMRQLRGRQQFTKPSVQRRAEIQKAQYIQGLRDQEEI, from the coding sequence ATGCTAATTATACCAATAAAAGAAGGAGAAAATATAGATAGAGCGCTAAAGCGTTACAAGCGTAAGTTTGACAGAACAGGGACTATGCGTCAGCTGAGAGGCAGACAGCAGTTTACGAAACCTTCTGTTCAAAGAAGAGCTGAAATTCAGAAAGCACAATACATTCAGGGATTAAGAGATCAGGAAGAGATATAG
- the tuf gene encoding elongation factor Tu: MAKETFDRSKPHLNIGTIGHVDHGKTTLTAAITKVLADAGLSDARSFDSIDNAPEEKERGITINTSHVEYQTANRHYAHVDCPGHADYVKNMVTGAAQMDGAILVVAATDGPMPQTREHILLGRQVGVPRIVVFLNKVDMVDDEELLELVEMEVRELLSFYDYDGDNGPVVSGSALGALNGEQKWVDTVLALMDAVDNWIELPKRDVDKDFLMPIEDVFTITGRGTVATGRIETGIANTGDPVEIIGMGAEKLTSTITGVEMFRKILDRGEAGDNVGLLLRGIEKTDIKRGMVICKPGSVKPHAKFKAEVYILKKEEGGRHTPFHNNYRPQFYLRTTDVTGTISLPDGVEMVMPGDNLTITVDLLSPVACSVGLRFAIREGGRTVGAGQVTEILD; the protein is encoded by the coding sequence ATGGCAAAGGAAACTTTTGATCGTTCCAAACCGCACTTAAATATTGGTACTATTGGACACGTAGATCACGGTAAAACTACCCTAACTGCTGCTATTACTAAAGTGTTGGCAGATGCTGGACTTTCTGATGCGCGTTCTTTCGATTCAATCGATAACGCTCCGGAAGAGAAAGAAAGAGGTATTACAATTAATACTTCACACGTTGAATATCAAACTGCTAATCGTCACTATGCACACGTTGACTGTCCAGGTCACGCCGATTACGTTAAAAACATGGTAACCGGTGCTGCTCAGATGGATGGTGCTATTTTGGTGGTAGCTGCTACTGATGGTCCTATGCCGCAAACTCGTGAGCATATCCTTTTAGGTCGTCAGGTAGGTGTTCCAAGAATCGTTGTTTTCTTGAACAAGGTTGATATGGTTGATGATGAGGAGCTTTTAGAGTTGGTAGAGATGGAAGTTAGAGAATTGCTTTCTTTCTATGACTATGATGGAGATAATGGTCCTGTAGTTTCTGGTTCTGCTCTTGGTGCTCTTAATGGTGAGCAAAAGTGGGTTGATACTGTATTGGCGCTTATGGATGCTGTTGATAACTGGATCGAACTTCCTAAGCGTGACGTAGATAAGGATTTCTTAATGCCGATCGAAGATGTATTTACAATTACAGGTCGTGGTACAGTTGCAACTGGTCGTATCGAGACTGGTATCGCAAATACAGGAGATCCTGTTGAGATCATCGGTATGGGAGCTGAGAAATTGACTTCTACGATTACAGGGGTTGAGATGTTCCGTAAAATACTTGATAGAGGTGAAGCTGGTGATAACGTAGGTTTACTTTTAAGAGGTATCGAGAAAACCGATATTAAGAGAGGTATGGTAATCTGTAAGCCAGGTTCTGTTAAGCCGCATGCTAAATTTAAAGCAGAGGTGTATATCCTTAAGAAAGAAGAAGGTGGTCGTCATACTCCGTTCCATAACAACTACCGTCCTCAGTTCTACTTGAGAACAACAGACGTAACCGGTACTATTTCACTTCCTGATGGTGTTGAGATGGTTATGCCGGGTGATAACTTGACAATCACTGTAGATCTATTAAGCCCTGTTGCTTGTAGCGTAGGTTTACGTTTCGCTATCCGTGAAGGTGGTAGAACAGTAGGTGCTGGTCAGGTAACTGAAATTTTAGACTAA
- the nusG gene encoding transcription termination/antitermination protein NusG, which produces MAEGLKKQWYVVRAVSGQENKVKNYIENEVARLGFEDYVEEVLVPTEKVVQIRNGKKINKERVYFPGYVMVKANLGGEVAHVIKSITGVIGFLGEVKGGDPVPLRRSEVNRMLGKVDELSVKTDNVAIPYTVGETVKVIDGPFNGFNGTVEKVNEEKRKLEVMVKIFGRKTPLELSYMQVEKI; this is translated from the coding sequence ATGGCAGAAGGGTTGAAGAAACAATGGTATGTGGTTAGGGCTGTAAGTGGTCAGGAAAACAAGGTTAAAAACTACATTGAAAATGAAGTGGCGCGCCTTGGTTTCGAAGATTATGTGGAAGAAGTGTTGGTGCCAACGGAAAAAGTGGTGCAGATACGAAATGGAAAAAAAATAAATAAAGAACGGGTTTATTTTCCAGGTTATGTTATGGTGAAGGCCAACCTGGGAGGTGAAGTCGCGCACGTTATTAAGTCGATTACAGGGGTAATCGGTTTCTTGGGGGAAGTTAAAGGAGGAGATCCGGTTCCTTTAAGGAGGTCTGAGGTAAATAGGATGCTAGGAAAAGTTGATGAGCTTTCTGTTAAGACTGATAATGTGGCAATACCGTATACGGTTGGAGAGACTGTTAAAGTGATCGATGGTCCTTTTAACGGGTTCAACGGAACGGTAGAGAAGGTTAATGAAGAGAAGCGTAAGCTCGAGGTGATGGTAAAGATCTTTGGAAGGAAGACGCCATTGGAGTTGAGTTATATGCAAGTGGAGAAAATTTAA
- the secE gene encoding preprotein translocase subunit SecE → MTVINYIKESFEELKTNVTWPTWADAQKLMVTVAVFSILFSLATWGVDTVFTRLIGFYFDLIG, encoded by the coding sequence ATGACAGTAATAAACTACATAAAGGAATCTTTTGAGGAATTAAAAACAAACGTGACATGGCCTACATGGGCGGATGCTCAGAAATTAATGGTTACTGTTGCTGTTTTTTCTATTTTGTTTTCTTTAGCAACCTGGGGTGTTGATACTGTATTTACCAGGTTGATTGGTTTTTATTTTGATTTAATCGGTTAA
- a CDS encoding amino acid carrier protein yields MKKPFLLLLMMAISVVAYSQELVVKETIDNPSRVINDGQISIKVEGGQEPYTYKWSNQSTPLNSNIASGLVEGIPYTVTVTDANGLTVTKEYEVPARAIAEIFNGTMTPAVAAIGSVLFWDPFAATGLYDPVVYADVKLVGAPGWSSEIDDKFVLKKWLKPEGAKVKKGEPIAIVSRASGAEEEVVSSVSGTLNYLVKEGGVIYNSDNPKHVIEQGAHYLAEIEYDEQIVLLHPNGDPQTKNIPFIVVWLLLGATFFTLRMGFINIRGFRHSVDLAKGKYDDPDAPGQVTHFQALATAVSGTVGLGNIAGVAVAISLGGAGATLWMIVAGLLGMSSKFVECTLGVKYRDILPDGRVFGGPMNYLRYGLEKRNLKGLGKVLAGLFAVLAVGASFGGGNMFQANQSFEQLSSQFPMLQGNGPLFGVITAVLVGVVIIGGINSIARVTGKVVPVMASIYVLAALVVIFMNIENIIPAFSAIIDGAFTPSALKGGVIGVLIVGFQRAAFSNEAGVGSAAIAHSTAKTNHPPSEGFVALLEPFIDTVVVCTLTALVLIFTGMHEVQGLGGAQLTSDAFESVISWFPYVLAVAVFLFAFSTMISWSYYGMRAWTYLFGKSKRTEFVYKMLFLVFVVIGASVSLGAVLDFSDMMILAMSFPNIIGLYMMSGEVRKDLNEYWSKLKNNKLFKKERQGAATTDTQQATS; encoded by the coding sequence ATGAAGAAACCTTTTCTCTTGCTATTAATGATGGCTATATCTGTTGTTGCCTATTCGCAAGAACTCGTAGTAAAGGAGACGATAGATAATCCTTCCAGGGTAATTAATGACGGACAAATATCGATTAAAGTTGAAGGCGGGCAAGAACCTTATACATATAAGTGGAGTAATCAATCTACGCCGCTAAATTCGAATATAGCATCGGGATTGGTTGAAGGTATTCCGTATACGGTAACTGTTACCGATGCAAACGGACTGACTGTAACTAAAGAGTACGAAGTTCCTGCCAGGGCGATTGCTGAAATTTTTAATGGTACGATGACCCCGGCAGTGGCAGCTATCGGGTCAGTTTTGTTCTGGGACCCTTTTGCGGCGACCGGATTGTACGATCCGGTGGTTTATGCCGATGTAAAACTTGTGGGTGCTCCGGGTTGGTCGTCTGAAATAGACGATAAGTTTGTGTTGAAAAAATGGTTGAAACCGGAAGGGGCTAAAGTTAAAAAAGGAGAGCCCATAGCTATTGTGTCAAGAGCCTCAGGGGCAGAAGAAGAGGTTGTGTCATCGGTAAGCGGTACGCTTAATTACCTTGTAAAAGAAGGAGGAGTAATATATAATTCAGATAATCCTAAACATGTGATTGAGCAAGGTGCTCATTATCTGGCAGAAATTGAATATGACGAGCAGATTGTCTTGTTGCACCCTAACGGAGACCCCCAAACAAAGAATATTCCTTTTATAGTGGTATGGCTTTTACTTGGAGCCACATTCTTCACTCTCAGAATGGGCTTTATCAATATAAGAGGATTCAGGCATTCGGTAGACCTGGCAAAAGGGAAGTATGACGACCCTGATGCACCGGGGCAGGTAACTCACTTTCAGGCATTGGCCACAGCTGTTTCCGGAACAGTCGGTTTGGGGAATATAGCAGGAGTGGCAGTTGCAATTTCATTGGGAGGAGCAGGAGCTACCTTATGGATGATTGTAGCCGGATTGCTGGGGATGTCTTCAAAATTCGTTGAGTGTACTCTGGGTGTTAAGTACAGGGATATACTTCCTGATGGAAGGGTATTCGGAGGGCCGATGAATTATTTGAGGTATGGTTTGGAAAAAAGAAATTTAAAAGGACTGGGTAAGGTGCTGGCAGGATTATTTGCGGTTTTGGCTGTCGGTGCTTCTTTTGGTGGCGGTAATATGTTTCAGGCTAACCAGTCTTTTGAACAGTTGTCGAGCCAGTTCCCGATGCTACAGGGTAACGGACCTTTGTTCGGTGTTATTACTGCTGTATTGGTAGGGGTTGTAATTATTGGTGGAATTAACAGTATAGCAAGGGTAACAGGTAAGGTGGTACCTGTAATGGCTTCCATATATGTATTGGCGGCATTGGTCGTTATCTTTATGAATATTGAAAATATTATCCCTGCTTTTTCAGCAATTATAGATGGGGCTTTTACTCCAAGTGCATTAAAAGGAGGTGTTATAGGTGTATTGATAGTCGGTTTTCAACGTGCGGCATTTTCGAATGAGGCTGGGGTTGGTTCGGCTGCGATTGCGCATAGTACGGCTAAAACCAATCATCCGCCCTCAGAAGGTTTTGTAGCCTTATTGGAGCCGTTTATCGATACTGTTGTCGTATGTACCTTAACTGCTTTGGTGCTGATCTTTACAGGAATGCACGAAGTGCAGGGATTAGGAGGAGCGCAATTAACCTCTGATGCCTTTGAAAGTGTTATCAGCTGGTTCCCTTATGTGCTTGCCGTAGCTGTTTTTCTTTTTGCATTTTCAACGATGATATCATGGTCTTATTACGGGATGAGAGCCTGGACTTATCTTTTCGGAAAGAGCAAGCGTACGGAGTTTGTATATAAAATGTTGTTTTTGGTATTTGTAGTAATAGGAGCTTCTGTAAGCCTTGGGGCGGTATTGGATTTTTCTGATATGATGATTCTTGCAATGTCGTTCCCTAATATTATAGGTCTCTATATGATGAGTGGAGAAGTCCGTAAAGATCTTAATGAATACTGGAGTAAATTAAAAAACAATAAGCTCTTTAAAAAAGAACGTCAGGGAGCTGCAACTACAGACACGCAGCAAGCGACAAGTTAA